A DNA window from Acetobacter aceti NBRC 14818 contains the following coding sequences:
- a CDS encoding 2OG-Fe(II) oxygenase — MILPGDPAPLFLQKANTDWGRYSFDMAAGRYSLLIFMPSDHSAPPAFGTKVFRDLEAKRRNDILEIFCIAGDCQENANSCSDLPTADSIIVFDKDHAVHKLYNVASDQTLWVLVDPMLRIKLVLPDSPDVAENLNQWLDHAPRFQNGPIPALMLDDVLEPQFCQALISYYQSQPQNFSGILTRNSEGVAIQTVSQSFKRRHDCVLRDEALVRGLQARIIRRVVPEIRKSFQCTVTGMDRMIVGCYDAAELGGFGPHRDNTVKGAFHRLFAISLNLNKDFKGGELVFPEFSDQGFCPPAGGALIFSSALMHAVRPVTEGKRYACLPFAFNEDSLAYARSQEDITEDKISERK, encoded by the coding sequence ATGATCCTCCCCGGTGACCCTGCTCCCCTGTTTCTACAGAAAGCCAACACGGACTGGGGCCGCTATAGTTTCGATATGGCTGCCGGGCGGTACAGTCTGCTGATCTTTATGCCTTCAGATCACTCTGCGCCCCCAGCCTTCGGCACCAAGGTCTTCCGTGACCTTGAGGCGAAACGCAGGAACGACATTCTGGAAATCTTCTGTATTGCAGGAGACTGCCAGGAGAACGCCAATTCCTGTTCTGATCTACCTACAGCAGACAGCATCATCGTTTTTGACAAAGATCATGCTGTGCACAAGCTTTATAATGTCGCCAGTGACCAGACGCTCTGGGTTCTTGTAGACCCGATGCTCAGAATCAAACTGGTTCTCCCCGACAGCCCCGATGTTGCGGAGAACCTGAACCAGTGGCTGGATCATGCGCCCCGCTTCCAGAATGGCCCTATCCCTGCCCTCATGCTTGACGACGTCCTTGAGCCACAGTTCTGTCAGGCGCTTATTTCATATTATCAGAGCCAACCACAGAATTTCTCCGGCATTCTAACCCGCAATAGCGAAGGAGTTGCTATCCAGACGGTCAGCCAATCGTTCAAACGCAGACATGACTGTGTTTTACGCGATGAAGCACTGGTCCGGGGGTTGCAAGCCCGCATCATCCGACGTGTCGTTCCTGAAATCCGCAAGAGTTTTCAATGCACCGTCACCGGCATGGATCGCATGATTGTCGGATGTTATGACGCCGCCGAACTGGGAGGCTTCGGACCACATCGGGACAACACGGTCAAGGGGGCGTTTCATAGGCTTTTTGCTATCTCCCTTAACCTGAATAAAGATTTCAAGGGAGGAGAACTGGTCTTTCCGGAATTTTCAGATCAGGGGTTCTGTCCTCCTGCCGGAGGTGCCCTCATCTTTTCCAGCGCCCTCATGCATGCCGTCCGACCTGTCACAGAAGGCAAGCGCTATGCATGCCTGCCCTTTGCCTTCAACGAAGATTCACTCGCTTATGCCCGCAGTCAGGAAGACATAACGGAAGATAAAATTTCTGAACGGAAATAG